A region of the Gemmatimonadaceae bacterium genome:
CCTGCAGATGCTCGCCTATCAGCTCGATCATACCTCGACCGGTAGCTACCAGGAGTTGCTCGTGCCGCTGTGTTCCTCGACGGCTGTGCTGGACGAACTCGGCCAGCTGACCGAGATTCTCGCCGCACGGTCGCGCGTGGGAGCGGTTCGTATCCCCGGGTTCGAGGACCTCCCCCTCTTGCTCCATGCCAGGTACAGCCGACGCGAGATTCTCGCTGGCGTGGGATACCATTCCGCGACGTCGAGGCCGAGCGTCCGTGAGGGAGTCCTGAATCTCCCCGACGCGAAGCTGCAGCTCCTATTCGTCACTTTGGACAAGTCGGACGGCTTTCACGACCGGATCGCGTACCATGACTATGCCGTCAGCGTCTCGCGCTTCCATTGGCAGACGCAGAACAGCGCTGGCCCGCGAACCGAGACCGGGCGGCGTTATCTAGAGAGTCAGGAGAATGGCTGGCGATTTCTGCTGTTCGTGCGCGAAACACCGGAGCACGCCTTCTTTTCCTGTGGCACCGCACGGCTTGTGTCCGAGGCTGACGTCTCTGGCGAAAAGCCCATGAACATCGTCTGGACGCTCGATACGCAGCTCCCCGTGCACGCCTTCCGCGCCTTCTGTGCCATCCGCGGTGTGTAGGCCGTCCGGCCAACGCTCCAGCCTACACCGGAACGAACCGCACACTCACTCGCTCCCCCACCGCCAGCGCGATCCGTCGCAGCATCGCCGTCGAGTGCCCGGCATACGACGCGTTCTCCAGGCGCGCGATCGCAGACTGAGTCGTCCCCACCCGCTCGGCCAGCGCAGCCTGCGTCAGCCCGTGGCGCTCGCGCAGCGCGAGCACCTCTTCGGCGATCTCGAACGCGGCCGCCCCCAGGGCGACCTTCTCCGCCCAGCCTGGCGTCCCCGAGAACGCCGCATCGATCACATCAGTGGCTTGGTTGCGGCGCCGAGCGTTCGTTCGCGTTGCCATCCGTATCCTCCGTGTGACGTCGTGTCCGCTATTTGATGTCCGGCGCCGTGTGTCTCAACGGTGCCGCGAGAAGCGCAGCCCGCCGCCGGATCGCGCGCTCGATCTCTCCCGCAGGCACATGGCGCTCCTTGGCGCAGCCGTGCGAGACGACCGCCACACCTGGGCCGGCAAAGAAGTAGAGCACCCGGTACTGCACACGTCCAACCGCAATGCGCAGCTCGTACACACCGTCGCGAAGCGGCGCAGCCGTTGGATGTCGCAGTTCATGCCCCGCCTGCGCCAGACGCTCGAGGGCGAAGCGAATCTTCTCACTCGAACGCGCGCCAGCGACACCCGATATCCGCAACGCCTCTACCCAGTCATCGAAAGGCACCCGGCCATTGGCATCACGAAAACGCAGGACGACGCACGCCGGCACACGCCCCTCCAGAATATAGCAAAAATGAGATAGTGCAAGGGGCGACGCGTCTGACATGGAGTGAGCCGCGCATTCACGCGACGTCGCCCACGATCGCTCGGCAGGGCATGATCCGCACACCGCTTTCACGCACGTGTCACCACGAGAAGGCGGCACCCGCGCCGAAGCGCAGGTGCCGCCATTCACATCCGAGCAGAGAGTCTTACCTCGTCGCCTCGGCCAACTCCCGGATCGCCGCCGCCATCGCCAGGATCTTCCCCCCTTTCTGCGCCACCGCCGCGTCCGCATCAACCTCAGTCGCCAGCCTCGTCAGCATCGCCCGCCGCCGCGCACCTGTCGCCTTCTCCGCCGCGTCCAGCTGCCCACTGATCGCCGAACTCCGCGCCGGCCCAAGCCCCTCCGACCGCACCAGCTGGTCCAGGTACGACCGCACCACCGGAAACGCTGCCGGCCACACGATCTCCGGCTGACTTTGCGGATTGAACTCCCCCCACTGTACCAGCTTCGCTGCCGCAATCTCGTTCGCGCTCAGCATCGGCCCCGGCACCAACTCGAGAATGTCGAACCCGCGCGCCATCTCCGCGCTGTAGATCCGCCCGTTGTACCAGTACGCCCCCCAGCTCCCGCCAATCGTCCCCCGCGTCCGGCTGTTCGCCGCCCCATCCGGACTTGGTGCATCCACCGGCCCACGGTCGAAGTATGCGATCTCCATCGGCTTGTCGGCATCGGTGAAGTCGATCACGTCCACGCCACCCTGGTACCACCCCTGCACCATGATGTCGCGCCCCGGCACCGGCACCAGCGACCCGTTGTGGCTCACGCAGTTCTCGTTCGCCCCCTGCGCCGTCGGGATCTTGAAGTACGCATGCTGCCGGAACTTGCGGTCGGCGCCGATCACCAGCGTCGTGTTGCCACCCATCTCCAGCGGATGCATGGACTGGCAGTTCGGCGACGTGCCACCACCCCACTCGTCGGTGAACACGACCTTGCTGCCATCGTTCGAGAACACCGCTGTGTGCCAGAGCGAGAAGTTCGTGTCGGCCACGGCATCCAGGCGCACGGGCTGCTCGGGGTTGCTGATGTCCACCAGCAGGCCGTAGCTGCCGCAGGCCCCCGCCAGCAGGTGCTTCGCGGGATAGGCCGTCACGTCATGACAGTTGCGCGGGCCGGAGGCGTTCATCTGCGCCATCATCGCGCTGTCGGCACCGGGCAGTGCGCGCGCCCGCTGCGAACGCCCGCCGCGTGCCGGCGCCGGGCCGAGCCCGGTGAACAGGCGTGCCCCCGTCACCACCGCCGCATCCTGTGGACGGTTCAGCGGCACCCGGATCACGTCCAGCCGATAGAGCGAGTTGCCCGCGTCGGCCGGGTCGGCTCCGTTGCGGCAGCCGGCCAGCTCGGACTCGGGCCGCGCCCCCTGTTGCCCCGACACGTAGAGGTACACGACGTTACGGTCCGTGGGCGACGGCACCACGGTGTGCGTATGTGATCCTTTGCAGGTCTCGACGTTCTTCACCAGCCGGGGAGCGCGCGGGTTCGCGATGTCGTAGATGCGCACGCCGGTCATGTGTTCCGACGGCTCCTTCACACCGCCCTTCGCGCAATCCTTCCGGTTCCCGCCGCCCTCGGCGCTCACGAACAGCAGCGTGCCGACCACCGAGGGATCGCCCTGCGACGTGATGCACTCCACCACCGACAGCAGGGCCGGCCGAGCGGCGTTGCTCACATCATAGATCGAGAACCCGGCGAAGTTCCCGACCACCACCGTGGTGCCACGGAACGCCAGGTCGCTGTTCACGAAGGTCAGGCCGCGCACCGTGTCCAGCGCAGCCGGCTTGCGGGTGGTCGAGACGAGCGTCATCCCCGAGATCGCCACGCCGGCATCGTGCAGGCCGGGTTTCAGGCCGTTCCGGGGATCCGTGGCGCTGGGGTAAGTCTGCGCGCCGAGTGACGGCGCGGTGGCCGCGAGGGCCAGCAGCACGGACGGAATCAGGGCAGGAAGCCGGGCTGGCGCAGGGGGGCGCGCGCCAAATGACACGGTCATGTCGTCGAACTCCAGGGTGAATGTCAGTGATCCAGCAGCATCTGGCGCATCAGGCCGATCTCGGCCGTCTGCGTGGTCTCGACGTCGTTCGCGAACACGTTGATGTCCACCTCCTGTCCGGCGCGCGGCGTCCGGAGCAGGTCGGCCACCATGGTCAGCGCCCCTTCGTGGTGGCGGATCATGAAGGTCAGGAACAGGCGATCGAACTCGGCGCCGCGGGACGCATCCAGTTGCGCGAGCTGCTCCGTGGTCAGCATTCCAGGCATCGTCATCCCGCGCCACGACGAGGTGTCGGGCACGAACTGCCCATACTCGCGGAGCCAGCCCTGCATCAGCACGATCTCGCCGGCCTGCGCGAGGTCGATCTTCTGCGCCAGCTTCAGCACCCGCGGCGTGGCCCCCCGCGCGGTGGCCATTTGCGACATCACCACCGCCTGCGCATGGTGGGCGATCATCCCCTGCATGAACCGCACGTCGGCCTCGGTCACGATCGAACCGGCCGGAAGTGTCACCGGCGGCATCCCGGCGGCGTGGTCATGCTGGTGCTGTGCGCCCAGGCCGCCGGCACTGGCGGCCGTCGCGCCCGCCGTGGCGGCAAGGAGCAGGAGGTGGCGGATGGACATGGGTGTGAGGCGATGGTGTAGGTGAGGATTGCCCCTACGATACTCCCTGAACGCCGGCACTGCTGGGGTGGCTGTGCCGCGCCCGTCTCCGCGGGCGTTGTGAGCGAGTCCGGTGGTCGCTGCGGTGGCTGGCTCGCTGGTTCCCACGGAGCCACGGAGCACACGGAGTCCACGGAGGACAGCAACGGATGATGGAACTGCGTGCCCGACGCAAGCTCCGCC
Encoded here:
- a CDS encoding helix-turn-helix transcriptional regulator codes for the protein MATRTNARRRNQATDVIDAAFSGTPGWAEKVALGAAAFEIAEEVLALRERHGLTQAALAERVGTTQSAIARLENASYAGHSTAMLRRIALAVGERVSVRFVPV
- a CDS encoding type II toxin-antitoxin system RelE/ParE family toxin, whose translation is MSDASPLALSHFCYILEGRVPACVVLRFRDANGRVPFDDWVEALRISGVAGARSSEKIRFALERLAQAGHELRHPTAAPLRDGVYELRIAVGRVQYRVLYFFAGPGVAVVSHGCAKERHVPAGEIERAIRRRAALLAAPLRHTAPDIK
- a CDS encoding DUF305 domain-containing protein, with protein sequence MSIRHLLLLAATAGATAASAGGLGAQHQHDHAAGMPPVTLPAGSIVTEADVRFMQGMIAHHAQAVVMSQMATARGATPRVLKLAQKIDLAQAGEIVLMQGWLREYGQFVPDTSSWRGMTMPGMLTTEQLAQLDASRGAEFDRLFLTFMIRHHEGALTMVADLLRTPRAGQEVDINVFANDVETTQTAEIGLMRQMLLDH